One genomic window of Micropterus dolomieu isolate WLL.071019.BEF.003 ecotype Adirondacks linkage group LG14, ASM2129224v1, whole genome shotgun sequence includes the following:
- the acadsb gene encoding short/branched chain specific acyl-CoA dehydrogenase, mitochondrial produces the protein MAAPLVRVFSKSCRQISRPWGACQAGWRSVSSRLAPDVASGQAAGVVSFPPLQTYSEEESMMRDAVKKYAQERIAPLVSKMDENSAMDDEVIKSLFEQGLMGIEIDPEYGGTGASFFSSILVIEELAKVDPSVAVLCDIQNTLINTLFAKLGTPAQKEQYLSRLSTDMIGSFCLSEAEAGSDAFALKTRAEKHKDYYVINGSKMWISNAEHAGVFLVMANVDPSVGYRGITCFIVDRDTEGLEICKKENKLGLRASSTCPLNFDNVKIPEKNILGQIGHGYKYAIGMLNEGRIGIAAQMLGLAQGCFDHTIPYTRQRVQFGKRIFDFQGMQHQIAHVATQIEAGRLLTYNAARLKEAGRPFIKEACMAKYFNAEIATLTTSKCIEWMGGVGFTKDYPIEKYYRDCKIGTIYEGTTNVQLSTMAKFIDKDYDY, from the exons ATGGCTGCGCCGTTGGTCAGAGTTTTCTCAAAG TCTTGCAGACAGATATCTCGACCTTGGGGGGCATGCCAGGCTGGATGGAGGAGCGTGTCCAGCAGACTTGCCCCAGATGTGGCTTCAGGCCAGGCAGCTGGGGTGgtctcctttcctccccttcAGACATATTCAGAGGAGGAGAGCATGATGAGGGACGCGG TGAAAAAATATGCACAAGAGCGCATTGCTCCGTTGGTGTCGAAGATGGATGAAAATTCTGCCATGGACGATGAAGTGATCAAATCTCTCTTTGAACAGGGT CTCATGGGCATTGAGATTGACCCAGAGTACGGTGGCACAGGTGCCTCATTCTTCTCCTCCATTCTGGTCATTGAGGAGCTGGCAAAGGTGGACCCCTCCGTGGCTGTGCTTTGCGACATTCAAAACACACTGATCAACACACTGTTTGCCAAACTGGGTACGCCAGCTCAGAAAGAGCAGTACCTCAGCCGGCTGTCTACTGACATG ATTGGAAGCTTCTGCCTCTCTGAAGCAGAGGCGGGAAGTGATGCCTTTGCTCTGAAGACACGTGCTGAAAAACATAAGGACTATTACGTCATCAATGGATCCAAGATGTGGATCAGCAATGCGGAGCATGCAGGTGTCTTCCTCGTGATGGCCAATGTGGATCCCTCCGTT GGATACAGAGGCATCACCTGCTTCATTGTGGACCGGGACACGGAGGGGCTGGAGATTTGCAAGAAGGAGAACAAGCTCGGCCTGCGCGCGTCCTCCACCTGCCCACTCAACTTTGACAATGTCAAG ATACCTGAGAAGAACATTTTGGGACAGATCGGTCATGGGTACAAGTACGCCATCGGAATGTTGAATGAGGGCAGAATTGGAATTGCAGCTCAG atgCTTGGGCTGGCGCAAGGTTGCTTTGACCACACTATTCCTTACACCAGACAGAGGGTGCAGTTTGGAAAACGTATCTTTGACTTCCAG GGCATGCAGCACCAAATAGCCCACGTAGCAACACAGATTGAAGCTGGTCGGCTGTTGACATACAACGCTGCTCGTCTGAAGGAAGCTGGGAGACCTTTCATTAAGGAGGCATGCATGGCTAAATACTTCAACGCAGAG ATTGCAACTCTAACCACATCTAAATGCATCGAATGGATGGGAGGGGTAGGCTTTACTAAAGACTACCCCATAGAGAAATACTACAGAGATTGTAAAATTG GTACCATTTATGAGGGCACGACAAACGTCCAGCTGTCCACTATGGCCAAGTTCATCGATAAGGACTATGActactga
- the hmx3b gene encoding homeobox protein HMX3-B, with protein MADSDAQETRQPAKESPFSIKNLLNIEDKPTKPKSVLGSSKGVFEGSFFSRLGDLSFPRFELPTQRIGLSAQYLERASTWWYPYTLGTHLRTGGSEKANLREASPAPDRRSPDLQKGDQDAKEESADDDIALDDSDSEEPKKEIDQEDDWRRKTDELDSERKPCRKKKTRTVFSRSQVFQLESTFDIKRYLSSSERAGLAASLHLTETQVKIWFQNRRNKWKRQLAAELEAANLSHAAAQRIVRVPILYHENGATETAGGPAANSPGSQSLLAFPHHMYYSHPVPLLRPV; from the exons ATGGCAGACTCTGATGCGCAAGAGACTCGCCAACCTGCGAAAGAGTCGCCGTTCTCCATAAAGAACCTGCTGAACATTGAAGACAAGCCCACAAAGCCGAAAAGCGTCCTCGGCTCGTCCAAAGGTGTGTTTGAAGGCAGCTTCTTCTCTCGGCTCGGTGACTTGTCTTTCCCTCGATTTGAGTTGCCCACACAGAGAATTGGACTATCAGCACAGTATTTGGAGAGAGCGTCAACCTGGTGGTACCCATACACGCTCGGGACTCATCTGAGGACTGGAG GGTCTGAGAAGGCCAACCTGAGGGAAGCATCGCCGGCACCGGACAGGCGTTCCCCGGATCTCCAAAAAGGTGACCAAGATGCCAAAGAGGAAAGCGCCGACGACGATATCGCGCTGGATGACAGTGACTCGGAAGAACCAAAGAAGGAAATAGACCAGGAGGACGACTGGAGGAGAAAAACGGACGAGTTGGACTCCGAGAGGAAGCCCTGTCGGAAGAAGAAGACGCGCACGGTGTTTTCCAGGAGTCAGGTCTTCCAGCTGGAGTCCACCTTCGACATAAAGCGCTACCTGAGCAGCTCGGAGAGGGCAGGCCTGGCCGCGTCCCTGCACCTGACAGAGACGCAGGTGAAAATCTGGTTTCAGAACCGGAGGAATAAGTGGAAAAGGCAGCTGGCCGCGGAGCTGGAGGCAGCCAACCTGAGCCACGCGGCGGCGCAGAGGATTGTGCGGGTTCCCATACTTTACCACGAGAACGGAGCCACAGAAACGGCCGGGGGCCCCGCAGCAAACTCACCGGGCAGCCAGTCACTCCTGGCTTTCCCCCACCACATGTACTATTCCCACCCGGTCCCACTGCTGAGGCCTGTTTAA
- the bub3 gene encoding mitotic checkpoint protein BUB3, whose translation MTGSNEYKLNQGPEDSISAVKFSPSTTQCLLVSSWDCTVRLYDVISNTMRMKYQHSAPVLDCAFYDPTHSWSGGLDAQLKTHDLNTDQDTIVGSHDAPIRCVEYCPEVNVMVTGSWDRSVRLWDPRTPCNAGTFTQPEKVYTLSVAGDRLIVGTAGRRVLVWDLRNMGYVQQRRESSLKYQTRCIRAFPNKQGYVLSSIEGRVAVEYLDPSQEVQKKKYAFKCHRLKEDGIEHVYPVNAISFHGVHNTFATGGSDGFVNIWDPFNKKRLCQFHRYPTSIASLAFNNDGTMLAIAASYMHEKGDINHPEDAIFIRQVTDAETKPKST comes from the exons ATGACCGGCTCAAATGAGTACAAGTTGAACCAGGGACCAGAGGACAGCATCTCTGCTGTCAAGTTCAGCCCCAGCACAACCCAGTGTCTGCTGGTTTCCTCCTGGGACTGCACTGTCCGTCTCTATGATGTCATTAGCAACACCATGCGGATGAAGTACCAGCACTCAGCTCCAGTTCTTGACTGCGCTTTTTAT GACCCAACACATTCTTGGAGTGGAGGTTTAGATGCACAACTAAAAACTCATGATTTGAACACAGACCAAG ATACAATAGTTGGATCACATGATGCCCCCATTCGTTGTGTGGAATACTGCCCAGAGGTTAATGTCATGGTCACGGGTAGCTGGGACAGATCAGTTCGGCTTTGGGACCCAAGGACTCCCTGCAATGCTGGCACCTTTACTCAGCCTGAAAAG GTGTATACCCTCTCTGTGGCTGGAGATAGGCTGATCGTTGGCACAGCTGGAAGACGAGTCCTTGTGTGGGATTTGAGGAACATGGGCTACGTACAGCAAAGAAGAGAGTCCAGTCTCAAGTATCAGACTCGCTGCATTAGAGCCTTCCCCAACAAACAG GGCTATGTGTTGAGTTCAATCGAGGGACGTGTAGCTGTGGAGTACCTGGACCCAAGCCAGGAGGTTCAGAAGAAGAAGTACGCCTTCAAGTGCCACAGGCTGAAGGAGGATGGAATCGAGCATGTTTACCCTGTCAATGCCATCTCATTTCACGGTGTTCATAACACCTTTGCCACAG GTGGCTCAGACGGCTTTGTGAACATCTGGGACCCGTTCAACAAGAAGCGCCTGTGTCAGTTCCACAGGTACCCGACCAGCATCGCCTCGCTGGCCTTCAATAACGACGGCACCATGCTTGCAATTGCCGCCTCCTACATGCACGAGAAGGGAGACATCAACCACCCGGAGGACGCCATCTTCATCCGCCAAGTCACAGATGCCGAGACCAAGCCCAA GTCAACCTAA